The Lonchura striata isolate bLonStr1 chromosome 16, bLonStr1.mat, whole genome shotgun sequence genome contains the following window.
GATTGTGCTGAAACAGCATTTCCTTTTGCAGATGGTAACTTAAAAGCTGAACATTTTGAAGTCTCTCTTTGTACTGTCCCTATATTATAGATTGTAGTATCAGGACTTTTGTAAACAACAGACCTCAGAGGTTCCATGGGTGCTACGCTTTCCTCCGAACTCTGATTATCTGAACTTGTCATAGCCAACTGTTTTGAAATAGTTTCTTCTTCAGACACTGTTAGATTATCTGTACTTGAGTCATCCTTGAGCTGAACAGAGTCTGAATTTTGTTCATATTGAGATTCTGGTATCAAAGCAACATCTTCCCAGTCTGTCAGCAGAGACAAGCACTCAGAAGTGGTGCTGATGTCCCCACTGGAGAGAGTAACTGAGGGGATGGTGGTGGAGACCAGCACCAGCCCTGatccctgtgctgggaggcTGAGCCTGGCTGTTCTCAGAGGCTGCCCAATGCTCAGTCCCTGCTGGATGCCTGTCAATGCAGGACTGGGACCTGGCTGTGCCAGACCCTGAGGAATGGGAAATCTGTCAGGAGATGCTGCTGAAGAGCTTTGGAATTGAGCATGGAATTCAGtccttgagctgctgctgggtaCAACATGGACATCTGCAGAGGGATCAGTGCAAGTGATCTGCTGTTCCCCAGTCTGTACATTGGAATTTATCTTGTTTCCAGCAATACTCTTGTGTTTGTTCTCAGCCAGAGATTTTGTTTCACAAGTTCCATCTCTAGATGTTTCAGGTCTGCTCTTACTTCCCAGTGGAGTCTTGTCAGTGACATTTACAGTCAGTGTTCTGGAAATTAAATTACTCTTCTGATGTGCCTAGGGAGTCCGTAAACAAAAGCAGATTTTGGAAAGTGAATACCCAGACATTTTGGGAATAAATGCACAAAATTAATAAGCGTATCAGCCTAAGGATGTTCTTTCCAAATCACAGTCAGGATGCTGGGTTTATTATTTGAATAGCTCACCTTTCATCTGTATTCCAGGCTACAAAGCAAGTAGACGTGAAGATAGAAAGTAGTGACCAACCTTATCCAAAGATTTAGTAACTTTCAGCACACATCCATCACAAATCAGCCTCCAAGCAAGACGAGCAGTATTCCGGGAATCATCCAACCCTTCAAAAATATGGTTATATTAATGTCTTCTTTTTAACTGCTACTGGGGATAGTTCTTATTACTGGAGAAATGTAATCTAGGTAAGCCTTACATGAATGACAAAGAGTTACAGAACTGTGACACTTAGTCATCTGCTTcaaaaaagagaatgaaagtagaaaattcaaaataattctcTGTGCTGAAACATCTGAATGATTATCCATAGAGCTGGATATCTATTcacaatttaaaatatccttGCTCTTTTTATTaatcaagttaaaaaaaaaaaaaaaacaacaacatatTGTGCTGGAATTCTCTCACATTAACACAATATCCAGATCTATCAGATAAAATCAAGTTTCTTTATCTTCCCTCcacctcttttctttttcatcctaGCAATTAATAAATTGATCTTGTGAACATACTTTCAGTAGCAGTAGAAGAGAGTTCGGGAATGAAGTATGAGGTTAGAAATAGCAAACTTATCTCACAGCACTTTGCCTTCCTTGTTTTGATGGTCTGTTGGACAGAACATGGCATAACCTGAAACAGTAGTAACTACTCTAATAGCTAGCTGCTTTAGGTTAACTAGAGCTAAATAGTACTATTTAGCTTTCTAagatacatatatttatatatattaaaatgaGGATCAGCACGCTTACCAGAATGTTCCCGTCCTTCAAAAGctatccccaaatcctgcaaaGCTCCATTTAGCCCTTTAGGCTTTCTGTTATAGAAGGcctaaagaaagaaatgcagGTACTTAACATGAAGCATTTACAAATCTTTCCCTAGTGAAGCAAAGCCATTTCAGAAATATCCCCTTACAAATAATAAATCTCACAAGGTAATTAAGCAAGTTGGTATCTGCATTTTATAGTGAGGATAAGACCATAAGTTACTTACCCTATTAGAAATCAGAATGGAAATAAACATGAATCCCTTCTCTCAGTCTTAAGCAAATCCATTCTGTCCCAGCTCTGGAGTTATTTGTCTGCACTCTATGGCTTACACTGATGAAAGTCTTAACAGACCAGCATTGAAGAATACAACTATAAATAATACCTTAAGATGCAATCAAAGGCATGGGCATGAATATATTTGGCATAGgtatggattttttgtaaaTGAAATAAGTGAGTGTTAGTTCTTGCTCCTGATATGAGTATCTGATTTGATCACTAGAAAGGGGGAATATTCACACTGTTTATCTTTAGAGACCTAATTCTGCTGCCTACCTGTAAGGTACCTCTGAGTACTTCTGGACTATAATGACAACTTCCTACACAGCAATACAAGGCAGCAATAAGagcacacagaacaaaaaaGATAGGAAGCAAGGAGAGCAAAACCTATCAGGAAAGGAAGAGCAGCTCATAAATTCTCAcaattatcattattttatcaAACAACAATCTTTTCCTAACATGAAGATTTCTCTTCAAATTCACAGTTCTAGGGCAGCTGAGCAGTACCAACACTAATAAAACCAGGTTACTGTGGTCACTGGGACATACAGCATTGCCTTGTAAGCTCAGGTAGTCAGCCTTTGAGGTCCGTGTGGGTAGAAATGTTTCAGTCTGTCAATCCTCTCACCCTGTACGTTGCTTTGAGATCAATCCAGGCATTCAGAATGTCCGGTTTGCACAGCTGCTTCCTTTTACACTCGTAGTGCAAACACACACCCAGGTCCCAGTCTGTGCAGGGAAAACCACAGTCAATCCACCACTGCAGAACTGGCCTAAAATCCACATCATGTGGCCTATGTATCCCTTTATGTGGCCTAAAAACCTCCATAAAGGGACACAACACCAACA
Protein-coding sequences here:
- the ERI2 gene encoding ERI1 exoribonuclease 2 isoform X1 codes for the protein MATKRLARRLGLARSSARARSGARAAAGQRFAFLIVLDFEATCWGDRGRRGPEIIEFPAVLLNTSTGAIESEFHMYVQPQEHPVLSEFCTELTGITQNQVDQGVPLNICLSQFLKWIQKIQKEKKITFSTDSQSNSTSEAKACAFVTWTDWDLGVCLHYECKRKQLCKPDILNAWIDLKATYRAFYNRKPKGLNGALQDLGIAFEGREHSGLDDSRNTARLAWRLICDGCVLKVTKSLDKAHQKSNLISRTLTVNVTDKTPLGSKSRPETSRDGTCETKSLAENKHKSIAGNKINSNVQTGEQQITCTDPSADVHVVPSSSSRTEFHAQFQSSSAASPDRFPIPQGLAQPGPSPALTGIQQGLSIGQPLRTARLSLPAQGSGLVLVSTTIPSVTLSSGDISTTSECLSLLTDWEDVALIPESQYEQNSDSVQLKDDSSTDNLTVSEEETISKQLAMTSSDNQSSEESVAPMEPLRSVVYKSPDTTIYNIGTVQRETSKCSAFKLPSAKGNAVSAQSALIGNYSTPLEAPKRKPTSPKTCPPAKKQSFHIYQEKTSSFDHSLPLRSSNLPRVFPAVLNSAVNLNESVRVVRNGKSTPPLCNCGQRAKKLSVSNAGPNHGRAFFCCPVGKQGGNKKSCGYFKWEYALLKEKSSGLTFNADALTSLRTVPRNSENSSNRKYLCLRPSMRT
- the ERI2 gene encoding ERI1 exoribonuclease 2 isoform X2 — translated: MYVQPQEHPVLSEFCTELTGITQNQVDQGVPLNICLSQFLKWIQKIQKEKKITFSTDSQSNSTSEAKACAFVTWTDWDLGVCLHYECKRKQLCKPDILNAWIDLKATYRAFYNRKPKGLNGALQDLGIAFEGREHSGLDDSRNTARLAWRLICDGCVLKVTKSLDKAHQKSNLISRTLTVNVTDKTPLGSKSRPETSRDGTCETKSLAENKHKSIAGNKINSNVQTGEQQITCTDPSADVHVVPSSSSRTEFHAQFQSSSAASPDRFPIPQGLAQPGPSPALTGIQQGLSIGQPLRTARLSLPAQGSGLVLVSTTIPSVTLSSGDISTTSECLSLLTDWEDVALIPESQYEQNSDSVQLKDDSSTDNLTVSEEETISKQLAMTSSDNQSSEESVAPMEPLRSVVYKSPDTTIYNIGTVQRETSKCSAFKLPSAKGNAVSAQSALIGNYSTPLEAPKRKPTSPKTCPPAKKQSFHIYQEKTSSFDHSLPLRSSNLPRVFPAVLNSAVNLNESVRVVRNGKSTPPLCNCGQRAKKLSVSNAGPNHGRAFFCCPVGKQGGNKKSCGYFKWEYALLKEKSSGLTFNADALTSLRTVPRNSENSSNRKYLCLRPSMRT